GAACAATCTCAATCCGCTGCGCGAGGTGCTCGATAGCCAGGTCGACTTCATCGCGTTGCGAAAACAATGTCCCATCCATCTGTATCTGTGCGCGACCAACGTCGAGACGGGGAAAATACGCCTCTTCACGGGCGAGGATATCTGCGCGGACGCCGTGCTTGCCTCCGCGTGCGTGCCGACGCTGTTCCAGGCGATCAGCATCGACGGCGAACACTACTGGGACGGCGGCTACATGGGCAATCCGGCCATCTACCCGTTGATTTACCACTGCAAGACGCGCGACGTCGTGATCGTCCATATCAACCCGCTCGTTCGCCGGGGCGTGCCGATTACGGCCGCCGACATCCTCAACCGCGTCAGCGAAATCAGCTTCAATTCGTCGCTAATGCGCGAGATGCGGGCCATCGCCTTCGTCACCGATCTGATCCAGCAAGGCAAAGTCGAAGGTGACGAGATGAAGGAAATGCTGATCCATTCCATTCGATCCGACGAGGCCATGTGCGCGCTCAGCGTGTCCAGCAAGTACAACGCCGATTGGGATTTCCTTTGCGGACTGCGCGATAACGGCCGACGCGAGGCCGATGTGTGGCTCGCGCATCACTACCGGAACGTTGGGCAACGCTCGAGTATCGACATTCGCGAGGAATTTCTTTGAGCCTTGCGACTGGATCGGCGCAACGCAATGAGGTCATGATGGGTATGGCGCCGGACGCTCACGCGATCCGTGCTTCATGGAGAGAGGCGGGAATGAGTCAGACGCGGGCGCGCTTTATCGCATTGTGGTCACGCAGCGGCGGCTTGCGTGCTGAAGCCGCCTATGCCGAGCTGGCGCAGCTTTATGCCGAACCGACGCGTCATTACCACACGCTGCGTCATATCCGCCGCTGCTTGCGCGATCTCGACCGGGCGCGTAGCGCGATTCCTCACCCCGATGTTGTGGAACTTGCGCTGTGGTGTCACGACGTGATCTACGTTCCCGGCGCACGGGACAACGAGCAACGCAGTGCGGACTGGTTCCGGCAATGGGCGGGTGAGGGTATCGCCGCGAGCGAGCGCATCGGCGAAATGATCCTGGCGACCAGGCATACGCGTGTGCCGGCCGCGTTGGACGATTGCTTTGCCTGCGACATCGACCTCGCGGTGCTGGGCGGTCGACGCGACCGCTTTCGTGAGGACGGAGTGCGCCTGAGGGCGGAACGTTCCGACCTTGACGATCGCGCCTACGACATGCATGAAAGGACGATTCTGGGCAACCTGCTGGCACGTCCGCGCATTTACCACACCGATTTTTTCCATACCCGTTGCGAAACGCGCGCGCGGGCCAATCTGACGTGGCGGCTCGGCCTGCCTGTAACGCAATGACCATGATTCGACCTGCGCCGTCCGGTTACTCACCGAGCGGTGCAAACGGACCTTACGCTGATCGGCGCAGGCGACGTGCTCGACACTGCGAAGCAGATGCGGCGTTGTATCGATCCGGCGATCCACACGCTCCTCAGATGTTATGCGATCGTGGTCCCGCCGTAGCGATAGGCATCCTTTCGTCCGTCCGGTCAAACACCTTTTCCGGCTCGTCCGCTTCCTCGGGAGTTTCGTTATCCAGCACCCGGCGCATTCTGGGTTGGTCCAGTTCGTGGGTCCATCTGGCCACCACCAGTGTCGCCACGGCATTGCCGATGAAATTCGTCAACGCGCGCGCTTCGGACATGAAGCGGTCGATACCCAGGATAAGCGCAAGACCTGCAACCGGTACATGTCCGACCGCGGACAGCGTGGCCGCAAGCACGATGAACCCGCTGCCCGTCACACCCGCGGCGCCTTTGGAGGTCAGCAGCAACACAGCTAGCAAAGTAAGCTGATGCGTGAGGTCTAGCGGCGTATTCGTCGCCTGGGCGATAAAGACGGCGGCCAGTGTGAGGTAGATCGACGTGCCATCGAGATTGAAAGAGTATCCAGTGGGAATGACTAGTCCAACTACTGATTTCTTCGCGCCAAGATTCTCCAGCTTCACCATGACGCGAGGCAGCGCGGCTTCCGATGAGGAGGTTCCAAGAACGACGAACAGTTCTTCCTTGAGGTACTTGATCAACTTCCACACGCTGAAACCATGGAACCTGGCAATCAGTCCTAGCACGACGAAGATGAAGAAAAGGCAGGTCGCATAGAACGTGAGCATCAGCATCCCAAGGGAGAGCATGCTGCCGATGCCGTATTTACCGATGGTAAAAGCCATCGCGCCAAAGGCGCCGATCGGTGCCACTTTCATGATGATGCCGACAATGCGGAAGAACACGTGAGAGATCTTCTCGACAAAGTCGAATATCAATGTGCCTCTGCCGCCGAACGAGTGCAGCGCGAAGCCGAACATGAGCGCGAACAGCAGGACCTGAAGTATCTCACCCTAGGCGAACGCATCGACCACGGTCGAGGGGACGATGTTCATCAGGAATTCGGTGGTGCTCTCCATCTTGCGCCCGCTGGTGATCGTAGCCACCGCTTTCGCGTCCAGCGTCTTCGGGTCCACGTTCATGCCGGCGCCGGGCTGTACCACGTTGACGATCACCAATCCGACCACCAGCGCGAGAGCGCTGACGATCTCGAAATAGAGCAGCGCCAGTCCGCCGGTCTTGCCCACCTTCTTCATGTCTTCCATGCCGGCAATGCCGACGACCACGGTGCAGAAGATGATAGGGGCGATGATCATCTTGATCAGTTTGATGAAGGCGTCGCCGAGCGGCTTCATCGCCTCGCCGGTTTGCGGGGCGAAAATCCCCAACACAATACCGGCGATGATCGCGACGATGACCTGGAAATAAAGTGATCTGTAAAGCGGTTTGTGCGAAGCCATTTGAGCTCCAAAACAATCACTTCAGTCGTCATTCAGCGCTTCGATTGACACGCCAGCGTGACCGATGACGACGGGCAAGCATGCCGGCGTCGCGACCGCGGGGCGCAGTCGTGATACCTGTGCTTGTTCCGCAGAACGCGGAACGGCTGCTCACCCGGCAACTTGCGAATAGATTCTTACCAAACCATTACGAAGCCTATGCTTCGCATCCGTCCTCGGCAAGCGGACAAACCCGAGCGTGCACTGCAGCAAACCGCCTTATAAAAGCTGTCGCTGTGTTGAGGCCGGGTTTGATCACGGGTGACTTTTAACCCACTATCATCGTTTCTCGTCACCAAGGAGAACAAACGATGGGTCGCCCCGATTTCATCAAACACTGGACCGAACTGGAAGAACCCCATGCGCATTGCTATCGCGGCGATTCCGAACCGATGGGCCTTGACGCGCCGCTCTCCGCTGCAATGGGTATCACGCGGATCGGCATTCATCACGTGAGGCTTTTGCCGGGTCGGCGCACCTCATATCCGCACGCCGAAAGTACTGAGCAGGAGTTTGTCTACGTGCTGCATGGCAAGCCCGATGTCTGGATCGACGGCGTACTGCACCCGCTTGCTGAAGGCGACTCGGTGGCGTTTGCGGCTGGCACTGGTATCTGCCACACCTTCATCAACAATACCCAAGATGAAGTCAGGCTGATGGTGATTGGTGAGCGGCCGCGTGCCGACAACCATATCCGGTATCCGCTTAACGAAACGTACGAACTGACACGCGCGGACCGCTGGACGGACTGGCCGATCAGACCGCTTGGCGATCATGACGGGATGCCTGATTGATGCTTTTGCGAGTCGCAATCTTTCATGACATGGCATGAGCCACGTTCGGCTTGAACCTGCCAGGAGTCGTCATTGGCTGCGTCATCGGTCTGAAGTGGGAATATCCGGACCACCACCAGTAGCCGACCGTTCAAGCGCTGATGATACTGTCGCCTATCGCCGTGAGACATTTCGATGCACGAACCGCTGGCGACAAGTCAATTTTGACTTTCGTCGGTGCGATGAAGCTGCTGCAATACATTCGGGTTTTTATTCTAATAAGGATTGTTAAGGAGGAGAAATGGCTGAACGTAAAGTCGCTCTCGGGAGGGCAGTCGACGCCGCGCAGCATCTCCTCGATCCGGTTCCACCTTGGGAAGACGTTTTAGATACTGCGCGAGATCTGGTCGGTGCGGATAGCGGGACGCTCATTGTCTTTGATAACCAGTGTCGCCTACTTAACCTTACCGCCGTGGGCTTCACCGAGAGCTGTTCTCGCGATTACAACTCCTATTTTTATAGCCACGACATCCTGGAACATGACTCCCGCTCGGCACCGGCCGGGACCTGGCTCGATACAGGGCAAATGTATAGCAACTGGTCATGCACGCCTTTTCGTGGACATCTGGTGCGGGGATGGTCGACCTCGGATCACTCGGCGGAGGCATTGCGTATGCGAATGCGGTGAACGCTTCTGGAACCGTTGTCGGTGTCGCCAATCTCAATCTGCTCAAATACCACGCCTTCGTATGGAGTCAGGGCGGCGGCATGACCGACCTTGGCACGTTCGGCGGCCCCCTGTCATACGCTTCGGACATTAATGGCGCCGGCCAGATCGTCGGTTACGCAACGGTTCGGGCGGGCTGGCCACACGCATTCGTGCGTACGGGATCAGTGATGACCGATCTCGGTCTTTTACCCGGTGCCCAGTTCTCTTACGCGACGCGAATTAACGATGCGGGGCAGGTAATCGGCGGCACAGCTTTCACGAATGGCCGTGTCTCTGCGTTCTCCTGGACGGCGGCCGACGGTATGGTGGACATCGGCACGCTGGGCGGCAAGCTCACCATCGCGAACGACATGAACAAAACCGGTCAGGTAGTGGGGTCGTCCGTCGATGCGAATGGGAATCCTCGGGCCTACATCTGGACGGGTAGCACCCTGACCGCTCTCGGTACTTTGGGCGGAAAAACATCGTCGGCAAGTGCAATTAGCGGCACCGGGCAGGTGGTGGGTGCAGCCGACACGGCAAACGGAGACCGGCATGCATTCGTATGGAGCCAGGGCGAAGGAATGGTCGACCTGAACAGTCGCATTCAATCGGCACCTGCCGGTTTGATACTAGCCGGTGGACTCGCTATCTCCGACCACGGAGAAATAGTCGCGACGTCCAATGCCGGCTTGATCCTTCTTGGCAGCAATTCCACGGCGCCCGTGGTTGGACCTATCGCGCCGAGTGTCCGTGCAAAAGTCGGCGTGGCGATTGATTTCAAAGCTGCATTCACCGACGTTGACAGCGGCGACTCACATTCGGCAACGTGGTCGTGGGGCGACGGTGGCCAACCGCAGGCAGCGACCATCAGAGAAAGTGCCGGCACGGGTACGGCGACGGGCACACACGCATTCAATAAACCGGGGATCTACCCGGTCAGCTTGAAAGTTATCGACACGACCGGCCAGGTGGCGCAAGTGAGCACCGAGGTCGATGTGGCAAAGAAATAGTTGGTGGGGAAGCGGGACGCATGCGAAAGACTGCTATCGATTGCGGATTCAACCCCTCGAAGCAACTGAAGCCGTTGTTAGATGCCGGCGCGGAATTCTTCGCGCCGCACAACAGGATGTACGCGACCGTGATCGGGCGAGCCTCGCGCCCGTCGTCGTGCCGATTGTCCGCAACGACAAACGCAAGGGACGGATTCCGGTTCCGGTCAAAACGTCGGCGGTCCAATCGCGGTGTAGTATTCGACCATGTACGCGCTCTTGACCGGCCTCGACGGCGTGCAGATTCGACGCATCCATGCCAAGGACGGCAACCTGGTTAAAGGGCCTTGAACCGCCCCGACGAAATGAATGATGGCGTCGGCCGCGACAACGGCATGGATGGGAATACATCATGTCAACCGAGTGGAAACGCCGCGCCAGGCTGTTTATCCAGCGTTTCTGGCAGCCGACCAGCGCGTGCATGACCTGCATGCCGGGGAGCTGGGGCAATGTCCTGAGCCCTGCCCACTGGACGATTGCATTCCATACCGGTCTGCTCACCGGACTCCTGGCCGTACTTCTGACCTTCACGCCTGCGGGGAAACTCTACGCGCATCGATACGGCAACGCGCTGGTCGTCGGCGTCCTGACGACCGTAGGCGACGCTTACTCGCACGCAAGTCATTACCGCATCCCTTATGTCGAGCACATCGTCACGGGTGTTATTTCAGGTCTCTTGACGCTGGTTGCCTCCTATCTGTTCGAAAACCGCGCGCGTCGCCTCCGGGCGGCATGGGCTCGGGTGTTCGGGTAGTTGGTCCGTTGACTTTCTGAATCTCCGTGGCCGGACCGAGCGTGCATGTCTGCTTGCGGGTGGCGGACGGGTTCGTTGAAGTCGGGCTGCGCCCGCAGCTGTCAGCGCTTGTCGGCGGGATCGCGCTTGAAGCCGGTCAGCATCGCACCGATCAGATTGTCACGCGTCCAGATGCTCATGAGGACGGCCGCGAGGATATGGACGCACACGCAGACCTGCAGTGCGATTGACAGACACGTGTGAAGGTTATGCGGCCAGTCTTCGCCCCAGAAGGCGTCGATGCGCATCAGCCAGCCGCTTGCTGCCAGTGCGAGAATCAGCAGCCAGAGTGCGATTGCCATCAGGCCGCCGAGCGGATTGTGCGACAGATGATGCAGTGGCTTGCCGGCGGCCAGCGAGCGCACGTAGTCTTTCAAACGCGCCGGTGTCGGCCACCAGGCGGAGAATCGCGCGTACGGCGTGCCGATGAATCCCCACACGAGGCGACACGCAACGAGGCCCACGGCGATATATCCAAGTACGCGATGCGTCTGGTCAGTAGGCCCAAACAGATTCCACACGACCATGCCGGCGACGGTCCAGTGCATGAACCGTACGCCTATATCCCAGGTTTTGACGTGCATCGAGCGCCAGGCGTTAGTCGATCTCAGACTTCACGACGGCAAGCGTCTTGGTGTCGTAGTAGATCTCGACCTTTTTGCCCTCTTTGTTGTGCCCGTAGATTTCGTAGCAGTTGCCGTCGACCTTGAACTTCTTGATCTTATAGCCCTCTGCTTCGAGCTGAGCGCGCGCATCCGATTCCTTCATCCACTCGCTCTTCGGATGGACCGGGCAATCGGCTTTGGCGAACGCCGTGCCGGAAACACCCAACGCGACACATAACGCCAGGAACTTGAACATCCGTCACCTCATGTGCTGGTTTGTCGAGCGCACACTCTACGTCCGTCGAGATTGGATCGCAAGCTAATTGTAGGCTTTTAATGGAGGCTGACTTGGCGTGGATCAATGAAGAGCATGCAATCGCCGCTGCGTCGAAGTCGTCCGCTTCATTCGACGCAAACGCTCACGTGCGGCACTAGTGAGCGGTCTCTTCGCCGTTTCGCTCACCGGTTAGTTTCCGCTTCCTTTGAAGTGAAGGAGACCGTTCGGTCAAACTAGCCGCTGCGTCCTGATCCGGAGAGCCCGCAGCCGCGAACAGCCGTCGATATTCGGCCGGCGTCGTTTGCTTTGCGGCCCTGAACTGCCGATTGAAATTGGCGACGTTGGCGAAGCCCGAACGAGCAGCGATGACAGCAACGGGCAGCGAGGTGTCAGCCAGCATCCGGCAAGCGTGACCGATACGAACCCGGGTGATATACCGACCGACGCTCTCGCCGATATGCTGAATAAAGTAACGCGTGAGCGTGCGTTCCGACAGGCTGGCGGCCGCGCAGAGTTCTGACAACCGCAGCGGTTCGGCAAAGCGCGCGTCAATCATCGAAAGGACCCGGTTGATCCGTTCGGGCTCGTGGCCAGATGGGCCGGCGGTGGCCTGGGTGAAAGCGCTTGGCGAGGCGAGCGGTTGGCCCGGCGCGTCGGCGAGCGTGCACAGGATATCGAGGGCGGCGCCAAGACGTTCGCGCGGCCCGCTCGATAGCAACTGCTCGAGGCGGCCGCGCATCCATTTGCCTGCAGGCGGCTCGAAGGCCAGCCCACACGCGGCTCGGCGTAACAGCTTGCGCAGGGGTTCGTATTCGCGGCAGCAATCCGCCATGCGCCGCGCCCAATCGCCGTCGAACCAGATGACGATGGCGACCTGCGGCGAGGACGGCTCGATCGAACGGTTCGACGCCCAGGTGTGCGGGAGATCCGGCGGCACGAGGACGAGATCCTCAGCCTCGTATTCATTCACGGAGTCGCCGATGTAGCGCTTGCCGTGACTGTTCATCGTCAGAGTTAACTCGTACTCCGGATGGTGATGCCACTCGAACGGAATACGCGGGAGCCGCCGATGGTAAACCCGGACCGAACAGTCCTCACCGAACTCGACATGCTCGTAGGCTGGTTTCATGGCTGAAAACGCAAATCAATTGCCTGAATAGTATCACCAGGGCGCGCGTGCACGTCATATCCTCGGGGCATACCCAATCCCCAACGGAGACAATCATGGCGCTGAAAATCGAAGACTTGCCGGGCGCGATCTGGCAGGCAAAAAAGGAGTTGCGCGCGGCGTTGCCGAACTACCGGGAGATCTTCGCCGAAGTCGAAGCGGCGATCAGCGCCGAGGCGAAGCGAAT
The nucleotide sequence above comes from Paraburkholderia sp. FT54. Encoded proteins:
- a CDS encoding patatin-like phospholipase family protein; this encodes MTTKNAGRRGDAEHKPVALALQGGGMHGAFTWGVLDRLLEDGRLAIEGVSATSAGSMNAAVLAYGLLKGGEDGARQALHDFWYAVAQSAERYNPLRWMPWLKGTHSFGFDHSPLYAFADMALRIFSPYQFNPNNLNPLREVLDSQVDFIALRKQCPIHLYLCATNVETGKIRLFTGEDICADAVLASACVPTLFQAISIDGEHYWDGGYMGNPAIYPLIYHCKTRDVVIVHINPLVRRGVPITAADILNRVSEISFNSSLMREMRAIAFVTDLIQQGKVEGDEMKEMLIHSIRSDEAMCALSVSSKYNADWDFLCGLRDNGRREADVWLAHHYRNVGQRSSIDIREEFL
- a CDS encoding cupin domain-containing protein; this translates as MGRPDFIKHWTELEEPHAHCYRGDSEPMGLDAPLSAAMGITRIGIHHVRLLPGRRTSYPHAESTEQEFVYVLHGKPDVWIDGVLHPLAEGDSVAFAAGTGICHTFINNTQDEVRLMVIGERPRADNHIRYPLNETYELTRADRWTDWPIRPLGDHDGMPD
- a CDS encoding PKD domain-containing protein — its product is MVDLGSLGGGIAYANAVNASGTVVGVANLNLLKYHAFVWSQGGGMTDLGTFGGPLSYASDINGAGQIVGYATVRAGWPHAFVRTGSVMTDLGLLPGAQFSYATRINDAGQVIGGTAFTNGRVSAFSWTAADGMVDIGTLGGKLTIANDMNKTGQVVGSSVDANGNPRAYIWTGSTLTALGTLGGKTSSASAISGTGQVVGAADTANGDRHAFVWSQGEGMVDLNSRIQSAPAGLILAGGLAISDHGEIVATSNAGLILLGSNSTAPVVGPIAPSVRAKVGVAIDFKAAFTDVDSGDSHSATWSWGDGGQPQAATIRESAGTGTATGTHAFNKPGIYPVSLKVIDTTGQVAQVSTEVDVAKK
- a CDS encoding cytochrome b/b6 domain-containing protein; the encoded protein is MHVKTWDIGVRFMHWTVAGMVVWNLFGPTDQTHRVLGYIAVGLVACRLVWGFIGTPYARFSAWWPTPARLKDYVRSLAAGKPLHHLSHNPLGGLMAIALWLLILALAASGWLMRIDAFWGEDWPHNLHTCLSIALQVCVCVHILAAVLMSIWTRDNLIGAMLTGFKRDPADKR
- a CDS encoding PepSY domain-containing protein, producing MFKFLALCVALGVSGTAFAKADCPVHPKSEWMKESDARAQLEAEGYKIKKFKVDGNCYEIYGHNKEGKKVEIYYDTKTLAVVKSEID
- a CDS encoding helix-turn-helix domain-containing protein is translated as MKPAYEHVEFGEDCSVRVYHRRLPRIPFEWHHHPEYELTLTMNSHGKRYIGDSVNEYEAEDLVLVPPDLPHTWASNRSIEPSSPQVAIVIWFDGDWARRMADCCREYEPLRKLLRRAACGLAFEPPAGKWMRGRLEQLLSSGPRERLGAALDILCTLADAPGQPLASPSAFTQATAGPSGHEPERINRVLSMIDARFAEPLRLSELCAAASLSERTLTRYFIQHIGESVGRYITRVRIGHACRMLADTSLPVAVIAARSGFANVANFNRQFRAAKQTTPAEYRRLFAAAGSPDQDAAASLTERSPSLQRKRKLTGERNGEETAH